A genomic window from Rhodovastum atsumiense includes:
- a CDS encoding cupin domain-containing protein, with translation MKRIVGALLVATLPLGGALADTPKSKNATVTLVYQHELSNVPGKSIKGVLVEYGPGGYSPGHTHPQSAFIYATALDGTIRSQVNDGPVSTYNAGQSFSELPGDRHGISANASQTKPARLLAVFVVDTNETKLTIPFENE, from the coding sequence ATGAAACGCATCGTCGGTGCACTGCTTGTCGCCACCCTGCCGCTCGGCGGCGCCCTCGCCGATACGCCGAAGTCGAAGAACGCCACGGTGACCCTCGTCTACCAGCACGAGTTGTCGAACGTTCCCGGCAAGAGCATCAAGGGCGTGCTCGTCGAATACGGGCCGGGCGGCTACTCCCCTGGTCACACGCATCCTCAATCCGCCTTCATCTACGCGACCGCGCTTGATGGGACGATCCGCAGTCAGGTCAACGACGGACCGGTGAGCACCTACAATGCCGGCCAGAGCTTCTCCGAGCTGCCCGGCGACCGCCACGGCATCAGCGCCAACGCCAGCCAGACGAAGCCAGCAAGGCTTCTTGCAGTGTTCGTGGTCGATACGAACGAGACGAAACTGACGATTCCATTTGAAAATGAATAA
- a CDS encoding nuclear transport factor 2 family protein: protein MENRGIRAALERHWAASDSNDFVVEHEIYSEDAVLHYPQSGERIRGRGKIQESRTVQPNEKRFAVQRIIGDGDLWVTEFVLSYDGVPSYTVSIMEFSDGKVARETQYFGDPFKPGLSRAHLVELND, encoded by the coding sequence ATGGAAAATCGCGGGATAAGGGCTGCGCTCGAACGCCACTGGGCCGCATCCGATTCGAACGACTTTGTGGTCGAGCATGAGATTTACAGCGAGGATGCGGTGCTCCACTATCCGCAGTCAGGTGAACGCATTCGCGGCCGCGGCAAGATTCAAGAGAGCAGAACGGTGCAGCCGAACGAGAAGCGCTTCGCCGTCCAGCGGATCATCGGCGACGGCGACCTCTGGGTTACCGAATTTGTGCTCAGCTATGATGGCGTGCCGTCTTACACCGTGAGCATCATGGAATTCAGCGACGGAAAGGTCGCCCGCGAAACGCAGTATTTTGGCGATCCGTTTAAGCCCGGGCTGTCTCGGGCGCATCTGGTCGAATTGAATGATTGA
- a CDS encoding conjugal transfer protein TraG N-terminal domain-containing protein — translation MWTIYAIGDTAFLQQILQGIVMLTGGGDYMVTARIATAIGALVVMFRSLRAGGLSIDFKELLIAFILYGLVFATPVTVAIESVSTGAVVTQAGVPVGFAASGSFLSLLGMKLTEHFETAFSTPSMLQHGFQASLETIKKVRIHTMSVSNFGAANAPVAGADVYSSWVNYISECTVPAIELRLTSVEAIMRNPSFVAALELNSSVNGTEIYIGGSPTNTDCANAFTQLRNFTATSFVPQFLAQIAPVLGGHAGSSAEAVTIISDALNGIGLGTTSVVDFVMTSALVPIFLDALAQSAESTYSASYATMIADAARNRAAQWMGQSSLFSMYVQPMMTFIEGFQYALMPLVMIMLLFGTGALPMLGKFLGGLLWIQLWYPLLALVNLFEHMALTGSMSAMVGAGNGILSLAGTLQADQALLAWIGVGGMMASSVPMLAAGLAYGTWHGIDAMVGRMAGGETLRPDVAAPRDIGQQYSKVSLAPLSTIDPTLGLHQTGSERVDPAMTYSAVDSNRVESARSVAETATNDFRSRLARVVGNSFSVDERGGHSESAGQSWSASRTEALANSISGVASLAERISTSAQVDKNVAMGMAMEGALSAKPGMGMGASGSVSLTNREGVSESQRAAAERAISQAFTENPSLQSSMVASAAKDLRDNREHSVFASRSQSEQRALEESAARSLSATEAYQQAATKTVSGGATLTESAQAAVNAVRVAPRAREALTAAVARHGVGARAIALANQYGRQWRARYGGAGGAEIMGQLVALGAYDTSLNGQDSVLRRASFNGVMSLALGGARPLPSGAERNAGVAPGISLPSTHLGGGIAGAVTAELTGAAATVGRVTESTLRARHEVDKDGQRERGAELAAPVANAFVKGNQVQGERDRTPGAGEQTHGALDRAGEVLGGVSSMVGGAVSGAISGEGAGAGAVGALESRYGERIRHYREQGRSGGLTEAQAEYFGYAKGLGAFPGRSMMISEYADRVRAEAIGARMDPEQVLDRLDAAAQVADAGGATRRFQTLAETNRLHGLMPSGFMPGSAMDRAARRATSRGVAP, via the coding sequence ATGTGGACCATCTACGCCATCGGCGACACGGCGTTTCTGCAGCAGATCCTGCAGGGCATCGTCATGCTCACGGGGGGCGGCGACTACATGGTCACCGCCCGGATTGCCACGGCCATCGGCGCGCTGGTAGTGATGTTCCGCAGCCTGCGCGCTGGCGGCCTGAGCATCGACTTCAAGGAACTGCTGATCGCCTTCATTCTGTACGGCCTGGTGTTCGCCACGCCGGTAACCGTGGCAATCGAGAGCGTGTCCACTGGCGCGGTCGTGACCCAGGCCGGTGTGCCGGTGGGCTTCGCGGCAAGTGGCTCCTTTCTCTCGCTGCTGGGCATGAAGCTGACCGAGCATTTCGAGACGGCGTTCTCCACGCCTTCGATGCTCCAGCACGGCTTCCAGGCCTCGCTGGAAACCATCAAGAAGGTCCGCATCCACACCATGAGCGTCAGCAATTTCGGCGCTGCCAACGCGCCGGTTGCGGGGGCGGATGTCTACAGCAGCTGGGTCAACTATATCTCCGAATGCACGGTCCCGGCGATCGAGTTGCGCCTCACCAGCGTCGAGGCGATCATGCGGAATCCGAGCTTCGTCGCCGCGCTCGAGCTGAACTCCAGCGTGAACGGCACGGAGATCTACATCGGCGGCAGCCCCACCAACACCGACTGCGCCAACGCGTTCACGCAGCTTCGGAATTTCACGGCAACGAGCTTCGTCCCACAGTTCCTGGCCCAGATCGCTCCCGTCCTGGGAGGGCATGCCGGGTCGTCGGCGGAAGCGGTCACCATCATCTCGGATGCGCTCAACGGGATCGGTCTCGGCACGACCAGCGTGGTCGATTTTGTCATGACCAGTGCATTGGTGCCAATTTTCCTCGACGCATTGGCGCAGTCCGCTGAGTCCACATACAGCGCCTCATATGCCACGATGATCGCCGACGCGGCCCGGAACCGGGCCGCGCAGTGGATGGGACAATCGTCGCTGTTCAGCATGTACGTGCAGCCGATGATGACCTTCATCGAAGGCTTCCAGTACGCGCTGATGCCCCTGGTCATGATCATGCTGCTGTTCGGCACCGGCGCGCTGCCGATGCTCGGGAAATTCCTGGGAGGTCTGCTCTGGATCCAGCTGTGGTATCCGCTGCTGGCCCTCGTCAACCTGTTCGAGCATATGGCGCTGACCGGCTCCATGAGCGCCATGGTTGGTGCAGGCAATGGCATCCTGAGCCTCGCGGGCACGCTGCAGGCGGATCAGGCGCTTCTGGCCTGGATCGGCGTCGGCGGGATGATGGCGAGTTCCGTTCCGATGCTGGCGGCGGGACTGGCCTATGGCACCTGGCATGGCATCGATGCGATGGTCGGGCGCATGGCTGGGGGTGAGACGCTGCGGCCGGATGTTGCCGCGCCGCGCGACATCGGCCAGCAGTACAGCAAGGTGTCGCTGGCTCCCCTGAGCACCATTGATCCCACATTGGGTCTGCACCAAACCGGGTCCGAGCGTGTGGACCCGGCGATGACGTATTCGGCCGTTGATTCGAACCGGGTGGAGAGTGCGCGTTCGGTGGCGGAGACGGCGACCAACGATTTCCGGAGCCGTCTGGCCAGGGTGGTCGGCAACAGCTTCAGCGTGGATGAGCGTGGTGGCCACTCGGAATCTGCTGGCCAGTCATGGTCGGCATCGAGAACAGAAGCCTTGGCGAACTCGATTTCAGGTGTTGCATCGCTCGCCGAGCGAATCAGTACGTCAGCTCAGGTGGATAAAAACGTGGCCATGGGTATGGCCATGGAGGGGGCACTTTCCGCTAAACCAGGCATGGGCATGGGCGCCAGCGGAAGCGTTAGCCTCACAAATAGAGAGGGAGTCTCTGAGTCACAAAGAGCCGCGGCGGAGCGCGCCATTAGCCAGGCATTTACTGAAAATCCTTCTCTTCAGAGTTCTATGGTTGCAAGCGCCGCCAAGGATCTTCGCGACAATCGTGAGCACTCGGTCTTCGCGAGCCGAAGCCAAAGCGAGCAGCGCGCTCTCGAGGAATCGGCGGCACGCAGCTTGAGCGCCACCGAGGCTTATCAGCAAGCGGCGACGAAGACGGTCAGTGGCGGCGCGACATTGACCGAGTCCGCGCAGGCGGCCGTGAATGCAGTCCGGGTGGCACCTCGCGCGCGTGAGGCCTTGACGGCTGCGGTCGCCAGACACGGCGTGGGAGCCCGGGCAATCGCGCTGGCCAATCAGTACGGCCGTCAGTGGCGTGCCCGCTATGGTGGCGCAGGAGGGGCGGAAATCATGGGCCAGCTGGTAGCTCTGGGGGCGTACGACACCTCGCTCAATGGCCAGGATTCCGTGTTACGGCGCGCTTCGTTCAATGGGGTGATGAGTCTGGCGCTTGGGGGGGCGCGGCCATTGCCGTCCGGCGCTGAACGGAATGCGGGTGTTGCGCCCGGGATCTCTCTGCCCTCCACGCATCTTGGTGGGGGCATCGCCGGCGCGGTGACGGCCGAACTCACGGGCGCCGCTGCGACGGTCGGTCGCGTCACGGAGAGCACATTGCGCGCACGCCATGAAGTCGATAAGGACGGGCAGCGTGAACGAGGTGCCGAACTTGCCGCGCCAGTCGCCAACGCCTTCGTCAAGGGCAATCAGGTCCAAGGCGAGCGGGACCGAACGCCGGGCGCGGGTGAGCAGACCCATGGCGCCCTGGACCGTGCGGGAGAGGTGCTCGGCGGGGTGAGCAGTATGGTCGGCGGGGCAGTCAGCGGAGCCATCAGTGGCGAAGGTGCCGGAGCAGGCGCGGTTGGTGCCTTGGAAAGCAGATATGGTGAACGTATTCGGCACTACAGAGAACAAGGCCGGTCTGGCGGCCTGACGGAAGCCCAGGCTGAATATTTTGGGTATGCGAAGGGGCTGGGGGCATTTCCAGGCCGGTCAATGATGATCAGCGAATATGCCGACCGGGTCAGAGCCGAAGCCATCGGCGCCCGAATGGATCCTGAGCAGGTTCTTGACCGGCTTGATGCTGCGGCGCAGGTTGCAGATGCTGGTGGTGCGACACGTCGCTTCCAGACGCTGGCGGAAACCAACAGGCTGCACGGGTTGATGCCGAGTGGATTCATGCCAGGGTCAGCGATGGATCGTGCCGCACGGCGTGCGACCAGCAGAGGTGTTGCGCCGTAA
- a CDS encoding conjugal transfer protein TraH → MVVFLVLAWSVPRVAMADLAHEMDSMFNAMASATPPSVFSTARRGVISGGGVAVSNRIVNANLVSITPPSFKAGCGGIDFFAGSFSFINAAQFEALLKAIASNASGYAFQLAMQAMCPTCMNTIETLARKIQEWVSKFSNSCQLAQGIVNDAASAFTDQDNTKASLIGMVRGVASDAFDAFSTTSGSNPVERVLSGAPTDAAKRIQGNVTWRALKKQNASAWFNYGDTALLQILMNIGGTVIVGDLADDTEGAGTQNLNVKTITGRADLIESLIDGGIVSILACDTTDEDGCLNPAASTVRITGFKTMILNAFEGTSGSGGIIDKVGGGVALTNDEQAVLGLLPNGLGGLVIRLSSKSKDAAKSLVEDTAPHIAGLMAKSLVHDMLRAVRASVAVSQDTRAKDVAALIEQSWVAVRSEEQLHQARWGSLTTVVSTYQSLMGATMLLPRGFGNAITNTGMAR, encoded by the coding sequence TTGGTCGTCTTTCTGGTACTGGCATGGTCAGTGCCGCGCGTGGCGATGGCCGATCTCGCGCATGAGATGGACAGCATGTTCAACGCCATGGCCAGTGCCACGCCACCTTCCGTGTTCAGCACAGCCCGCCGTGGTGTGATTTCGGGGGGTGGGGTCGCGGTCAGCAACCGCATCGTCAACGCCAACCTCGTCTCGATCACGCCGCCCTCCTTCAAGGCAGGGTGCGGCGGTATCGACTTCTTTGCCGGGTCGTTCTCGTTTATCAACGCCGCGCAGTTCGAGGCCTTGCTGAAGGCCATTGCGTCCAATGCGTCGGGATACGCGTTTCAGCTGGCCATGCAGGCGATGTGTCCGACCTGCATGAATACAATCGAAACGCTGGCCCGGAAGATCCAGGAATGGGTGTCCAAGTTCAGCAACAGCTGCCAGCTGGCGCAGGGCATCGTTAACGATGCTGCCAGCGCCTTCACGGATCAGGACAACACCAAGGCCTCACTGATCGGCATGGTGCGGGGTGTTGCCAGTGACGCCTTTGACGCATTCTCCACGACCTCGGGGAGTAACCCGGTGGAGCGCGTGCTCTCGGGCGCGCCGACGGACGCCGCCAAACGGATCCAGGGCAATGTCACGTGGCGCGCCCTGAAGAAGCAGAACGCCAGCGCTTGGTTCAACTACGGTGATACCGCGCTCCTGCAGATCCTGATGAATATCGGTGGCACCGTGATCGTTGGCGATCTCGCCGACGATACCGAGGGGGCCGGAACGCAGAACCTGAACGTGAAGACGATCACCGGGCGCGCTGACCTGATCGAGTCCCTGATCGATGGTGGGATAGTGTCGATCCTGGCCTGCGACACCACGGATGAGGATGGTTGCCTCAATCCGGCCGCTTCCACGGTCAGGATTACCGGGTTCAAGACGATGATCCTGAACGCGTTCGAGGGGACATCCGGCTCGGGTGGGATTATCGACAAGGTCGGCGGCGGCGTGGCGCTCACCAACGATGAGCAGGCGGTCCTCGGCCTGTTGCCGAATGGACTGGGCGGGCTGGTCATTCGTCTGTCGTCGAAGAGCAAGGACGCCGCGAAGAGCCTGGTTGAGGACACGGCGCCGCATATCGCCGGTCTGATGGCCAAGAGCCTCGTCCATGACATGCTCCGCGCGGTACGGGCGTCCGTCGCGGTGTCGCAGGATACCCGCGCCAAGGACGTGGCGGCGCTGATCGAGCAAAGCTGGGTCGCGGTGCGCAGCGAGGAGCAGCTGCACCAGGCGCGATGGGGCAGCCTGACGACGGTGGTGTCGACCTACCAGAGCCTGATGGGGGCCACCATGCTGCTGCCGCGCGGCTTCGGCAACGCCATCACCAATACCGGTATGGCCCGCTGA
- the traF gene encoding conjugal transfer protein TraF, with product MDVAGAQEELPGREWLSRGREGWFWYRDPAAEPADPPLPPSPPPKPVAVNPVPPVQPSVTPSTRAEPLPLSVAWFRQNLDTYRDAAIDNPTPENVRRFLVLQRIMMDKSTAFRRTFQEVIATTPALDANTERPLDSVGANTANEIASAATQMLLRSLAQTVGLVYFFRSDCPLCGTQVESLEAAQRLYGFTVLYVSLDGKPMPRVPLRAWAPDAGQAQRMGVKDAPALVLMRPPSEFLVLSESVLSLPAIAERTLLRARLAGWISEDDYRATRPVRERSFLSLVNGITPDLLEDPEKFSGYIAARMEDSQ from the coding sequence CTGGATGTCGCCGGAGCGCAAGAAGAACTGCCCGGGCGTGAATGGCTCAGTCGCGGCCGCGAAGGGTGGTTCTGGTATCGGGATCCGGCTGCTGAGCCGGCGGACCCTCCCTTGCCGCCATCGCCCCCACCCAAGCCCGTTGCGGTGAATCCTGTGCCGCCGGTTCAGCCGTCCGTTACGCCATCCACGCGGGCCGAGCCCTTGCCGCTGTCGGTTGCCTGGTTTCGCCAGAACCTCGACACCTACCGTGATGCGGCCATCGACAATCCCACGCCCGAGAATGTGCGGCGTTTCCTGGTCCTGCAGCGAATCATGATGGACAAGTCAACGGCGTTCCGGCGGACCTTCCAGGAGGTGATCGCCACCACGCCGGCGCTCGACGCCAATACCGAGCGGCCCCTGGACAGCGTGGGCGCCAACACCGCCAATGAGATCGCCAGCGCCGCAACCCAGATGCTTCTGCGATCACTGGCCCAGACGGTCGGCCTCGTCTACTTCTTTCGTTCCGATTGCCCGCTGTGCGGCACGCAGGTCGAAAGCCTGGAGGCCGCCCAGCGGCTGTACGGCTTCACCGTGCTCTATGTTTCGCTCGACGGGAAACCCATGCCGAGGGTGCCCCTGCGCGCATGGGCTCCCGACGCGGGGCAGGCGCAGCGCATGGGCGTCAAGGACGCGCCGGCGCTCGTGCTGATGCGGCCCCCCAGCGAATTCCTGGTCCTGTCCGAGAGCGTTCTGAGCCTGCCGGCGATCGCGGAGCGGACGCTGCTCCGTGCCCGCCTCGCCGGCTGGATCAGCGAGGATGACTACCGGGCAACACGCCCGGTGCGGGAACGGTCCTTCCTCTCTCTGGTGAACGGCATCACACCGGACCTGCTGGAAGACCCGGAAAAGTTCTCTGGCTACATCGCGGCCCGCATGGAAGACAGCCAATGA
- a CDS encoding helix-turn-helix domain-containing protein — MPVQEQSNERAGDAGAMPAPASPPTGGESTAAPAAAPALPALLPAREVRRIFGRSDRTIRRWIESGVLVPVRLPGCRSLFFRSDDIARLLQVRLADAALARAGAAGAAVRKP, encoded by the coding sequence ATGCCGGTCCAGGAACAGAGCAATGAGCGTGCGGGCGATGCCGGAGCGATGCCCGCACCGGCGAGTCCACCGACCGGTGGCGAGAGCACCGCGGCGCCGGCAGCAGCGCCGGCGCTTCCGGCGCTGCTGCCGGCGCGTGAGGTGCGGCGGATCTTCGGCCGCTCCGACCGGACGATCCGACGCTGGATCGAGAGCGGGGTGCTCGTGCCGGTGCGGCTGCCGGGGTGCCGTTCATTGTTTTTCCGCAGCGACGACATCGCGCGGCTGCTGCAGGTCCGGCTGGCCGACGCGGCGCTGGCGCGGGCTGGTGCTGCGGGAGCGGCGGTACGGAAACCATAA
- a CDS encoding UPF0175 family protein, with product MPDDARIVTVHIPAVLADQLGGPGPALDRQALEALAIRAYQVGTLTAYELRQTLGIATRHELDAFLKTRGVYEPVTPEDLQRDLEDLRAFRA from the coding sequence ATGCCCGACGACGCCCGCATCGTGACCGTGCACATCCCGGCCGTGCTCGCCGACCAGCTCGGCGGCCCCGGTCCCGCGCTCGACCGCCAAGCCCTGGAGGCGCTCGCCATCCGGGCCTACCAGGTCGGCACCCTCACGGCCTATGAGCTGCGCCAGACCCTCGGCATCGCGACCCGCCACGAGCTTGACGCCTTCCTCAAGACGCGCGGCGTCTACGAGCCGGTGACGCCGGAGGACCTCCAGCGTGACCTCGAAGACCTGCGAGCGTTCCGCGCCTGA
- a CDS encoding DUF3368 domain-containing protein, with translation MPGIVVADAGPLHYLVLIGHIEVLPRLFGAVSVPTTVADELRHPNAPDAVRAWAAAPPPWLAVHPDSAEPTEDLRRLDPGERAAIALAHTLGAGLLLIDDRAGVAVARQQGFRVTGTLGVLADAAAEGLLDLAAAFAALRATNFRHAPALLDALLAADRARRGEPEGDR, from the coding sequence GTGCCGGGCATCGTCGTCGCGGACGCGGGTCCGCTGCACTACCTCGTCCTCATCGGCCACATCGAGGTGCTGCCCCGGCTGTTCGGTGCAGTGTCGGTCCCCACGACCGTTGCCGACGAGCTGCGTCACCCGAATGCGCCGGACGCGGTGCGCGCATGGGCGGCCGCCCCGCCGCCCTGGCTCGCGGTGCATCCAGACTCTGCCGAGCCGACCGAGGATCTGCGGCGACTGGATCCCGGCGAACGCGCCGCGATCGCGCTGGCGCACACCCTCGGCGCCGGGCTGCTCCTGATCGACGACCGCGCCGGGGTCGCCGTGGCACGCCAGCAAGGCTTCCGGGTCACCGGCACCCTCGGTGTATTGGCCGACGCCGCGGCCGAGGGGTTGCTCGACTTGGCCGCAGCCTTCGCCGCGCTGCGCGCCACCAACTTCCGCCACGCGCCGGCCCTGCTTGACGCGCTGCTTGCCGCGGATCGTGCGCGCCGGGGTGAGCCGGAAGGTGACCGATGA
- a CDS encoding tyrosine-type recombinase/integrase, translating into MAHDLVLADHRSPAFPGASVVPGLVVDAGEAVVQRYVEFFAAQIRNANTRAAYVRAASDFFGWCGRHGLALAAIGPMHVAVWVESLGQAGLSAPSVKQRLAAIRMLFDWLVVGQVVPHNPAAAVHGPKHSVAKGKTRMPTREEAKALLAAIPTDGVVGLRDRALIGTLFYTFARVGAATAMRVGDYYPVGRRWWVRLREKGGRYHEMPCHHALQDWLDAYLAAAGIEADTRGPLFRTAAGRTGRLTAAAMTQPDVYRMIGRRATAAGVATRIGCHSWRARGITAYLENGGLLEHAQAMAGHASARTTKLYDRRGEQVSLDEVERITL; encoded by the coding sequence ATGGCGCATGACCTGGTCCTCGCCGACCACCGCTCCCCTGCCTTCCCCGGAGCGTCGGTCGTGCCCGGGCTCGTGGTTGACGCCGGCGAGGCGGTCGTGCAGCGCTACGTGGAGTTCTTCGCGGCGCAGATCCGCAACGCCAACACGCGGGCGGCCTACGTCCGCGCGGCGTCGGATTTCTTCGGCTGGTGCGGGCGGCACGGCCTGGCGCTGGCCGCCATCGGGCCGATGCACGTGGCGGTCTGGGTCGAAAGCCTCGGTCAGGCGGGGCTGTCGGCGCCGAGCGTAAAGCAGCGGCTCGCGGCGATCAGGATGCTGTTCGACTGGCTGGTGGTCGGCCAGGTGGTGCCGCACAACCCCGCCGCCGCAGTGCACGGGCCGAAGCACAGCGTGGCCAAGGGCAAGACCCGGATGCCGACGCGAGAGGAGGCGAAGGCGCTGCTCGCCGCCATCCCGACCGACGGCGTCGTCGGGCTGCGTGACCGGGCGCTGATCGGCACCCTGTTCTACACTTTCGCCCGGGTGGGCGCGGCGACGGCGATGCGCGTCGGCGACTACTACCCCGTCGGCCGGCGCTGGTGGGTGCGGCTGCGCGAGAAGGGCGGCCGGTATCACGAGATGCCCTGCCACCACGCGCTGCAGGACTGGCTCGACGCCTACCTCGCGGCGGCCGGGATCGAGGCCGACACACGCGGCCCGCTGTTCCGCACCGCCGCGGGCCGGACGGGCCGGCTGACGGCGGCGGCGATGACGCAGCCCGACGTCTACAGGATGATCGGGCGCCGGGCCACGGCCGCCGGCGTCGCCACCCGGATCGGCTGCCATTCCTGGAGGGCGCGCGGCATCACCGCCTATTTGGAAAATGGCGGACTGCTGGAGCATGCGCAGGCGATGGCGGGCCATGCCAGCGCGCGCACGACCAAGCTCTATGACCGCCGCGGCGAACAGGTCTCGCTCGATGAGGTGGAGCGGATCACGCTTTGA
- a CDS encoding IS630 family transposase (programmed frameshift), translated as MGRAVTITRREFDAADLRREASRTRDGRVSCRLLALAMVLEGASRAEAAAAGGMDRQTLRDWVHRYNAEGIAGLADQPREGRPPVLTAEQMQELKALVVAGPEPERDGVVRWRCIDLREQIAARYEVDIHERTVGKLLHRLDLVPLKPRPCHPKKDADAQEAFQKNFADLVTAALPSGAADKRIEIWFQDEARVGQQGTLTYVWAPRGSRPVAVRDNRHDSAYLFGAICPERAVGAAIIMPAVNSEAMAEHLIEISRQVAPGAHAVLVCDGAGWHQPSQRLPVPDNISLLRLPAYAPELNPMENVWEYLRANKLSLRVWNSYNAILAACLDAWNFLMATPHTIRSITHRAWASVKI; from the exons ATGGGCCGGGCGGTGACGATCACGCGACGGGAGTTCGATGCGGCTGACCTGCGGCGCGAGGCGTCGCGCACGCGGGATGGGCGTGTGTCGTGTCGCTTGCTGGCACTGGCGATGGTCCTGGAAGGCGCTTCACGGGCCGAGGCGGCGGCGGCCGGCGGGATGGACCGGCAGACGCTGCGGGATTGGGTGCACCGCTATAATGCGGAGGGGATTGCCGGACTGGCAGACCAACCGCGCGAAGGCCGGCCACCTGTGCTGACAGCGGAACAGATGCAGGAGCTGAAAGCGCTGGTGGTGGCTGGTCCGGAACCGGAACGCGACGGTGTAGTTCGCTGGCGCTGCATTGACCTCCGCGAGCAGATCGCCGCCCGCTACGAGGTGGACATCCATGAGCGTACGGTTGGCAAGCTGCTGCATCGGCTGGATCTGGTGCCCCTGAAGCCGCGGCCTTGCCATCCCAAGAAAGATGCTGATGCCCAGGAGGCTT TTCAAAAAAACTTCGCCGACCTGGTAACCGCAGCGCTGCCATCGGGTGCCGCCGACAAGCGGATCGAGATCTGGTTTCAGGATGAAGCCAGGGTCGGACAGCAAGGTACGCTGACCTACGTTTGGGCGCCGCGTGGTTCGCGTCCGGTGGCGGTACGCGATAATCGTCATGACTCGGCCTACCTCTTCGGTGCCATCTGCCCCGAACGAGCTGTTGGCGCCGCGATCATCATGCCGGCGGTCAACAGCGAAGCCATGGCCGAGCATCTGATCGAGATCAGCCGTCAGGTGGCACCCGGCGCGCACGCTGTGTTGGTCTGCGATGGGGCCGGGTGGCACCAGCCCAGCCAGCGTCTGCCCGTTCCCGACAACATCAGCCTGCTGCGCCTGCCAGCCTACGCGCCGGAATTGAACCCGATGGAAAACGTCTGGGAATATCTGCGGGCCAACAAGCTCAGTCTGCGCGTATGGAACAGCTACAATGCCATCCTGGCCGCGTGCCTGGATGCCTGGAACTTTCTGATGGCTACCCCACACACCATCAGGTCCATCACTCACCGTGCCTGGGCATCGGTCAAAATTTAA